A window of the Anaerolineae bacterium genome harbors these coding sequences:
- a CDS encoding MoxR family ATPase: MTTAPSSSTTLSVDEFRDTAERIVNEVSRVIVGQEEVIRHVLICVIAGRHALLEGVPGLGKTMLIRTLAEVLDLKFSRIQFTPDLMPADITGTDIMQEREDGRREFVFQAGPIFANLILADEINRATPKTQSALLEAMQEKSVTISNRTYRLEPPFFVLATQNPLEMEGTYPLPEAQLDRFLFKVDVPFPSAGELVTILDRTTGAEEPVVHKAADGARIVAMGQLALQTPIDSRLSDYAARLVVATHPESPTAPDIVRRYVRYGASPRGAQALILGGKITALLSGRYNVAYEDIRAVAPAALRHRLLLNFEGLAEGIRPDTVIAELLESVPKEA; encoded by the coding sequence ATGACGACAGCCCCATCTTCATCAACCACGCTCAGCGTGGACGAGTTCCGCGATACAGCCGAGCGCATCGTCAACGAAGTCAGCCGGGTGATTGTCGGCCAGGAAGAGGTGATCCGCCACGTGCTGATCTGCGTGATCGCCGGTCGCCATGCCCTGTTGGAAGGCGTGCCCGGCCTGGGTAAGACCATGCTGATCCGTACACTGGCCGAAGTGCTTGACCTCAAGTTCAGCCGCATCCAGTTCACCCCGGACCTGATGCCCGCCGATATCACCGGCACGGACATCATGCAGGAGCGGGAGGATGGCCGCCGCGAGTTCGTTTTTCAGGCCGGGCCGATCTTCGCCAACCTGATCCTGGCTGACGAGATCAACCGCGCCACCCCCAAAACCCAGTCCGCCCTGCTGGAGGCCATGCAGGAGAAGTCGGTGACCATCTCCAACCGCACTTACCGGCTGGAGCCGCCCTTCTTTGTCCTGGCTACCCAGAATCCGCTGGAGATGGAAGGCACTTATCCGTTGCCGGAAGCGCAACTGGACCGCTTCCTGTTCAAAGTGGATGTGCCTTTCCCCAGTGCCGGGGAACTGGTCACGATCCTCGATCGGACGACTGGCGCGGAAGAACCGGTGGTGCACAAAGCCGCCGATGGCGCGCGGATCGTCGCCATGGGCCAGCTTGCCCTGCAGACGCCGATCGATAGCCGCCTGAGCGATTACGCGGCCCGGCTGGTGGTCGCCACGCACCCCGAAAGCCCAACGGCGCCGGATATTGTACGCCGCTACGTGCGCTACGGGGCCAGCCCACGCGGGGCGCAGGCCCTGATCCTGGGCGGCAAGATCACCGCTCTGCTCAGTGGCCGCTACAACGTAGCTTATGAGGATATCCGGGCGGTGGCCCCGGCAGCCCTGCGTCACCGCCTGCTGCTCAATTTCGAAGGTCTGGCGGAGGGAATCCGCCCCGACACGGTGATCGCCGAGTTGCTGGAAAGCGTGCCCAAGGAAGCCTGA
- a CDS encoding VWA domain-containing protein has product MAFLTPLAALLGALAIPIVLLYLLRLRRHEAEVSSTYLWRQIVQDREANAPWQRLRRSLLLFLQLLILALLVLALMRPFVETPTITTGRIALLLDASASMNATDITPSRFAAARQEALALVDTLSAQDSMTVIRVAAVPEVLASATGDRNLLREAILSARPSSGPADWLAALTLAAGGAAGVERFSVVLISDGGLPPDLPAIPGEFRYVPIGQSAENVGLTALAPRARAGEPPQVFIEMTNFGSQTAEVILSLELDGVLDRAERFRISGGSVQEIVYTDLSGNFSTLTATLQPASGSVVPDYLALDDRAWAVFTPPGAGRVLLMTPGNLYLRQALASLPGVAAFQGQTAAGLPTGQAFDLYILDGWLPEDGVLPPGDLLIVNPPGDTALFRVLGRSLETGNPRVRRDDPRTRYVSFDNVSVLDFNVLDGVDWAEPLITVDGGPLLLAGTVDGRQIAILTFDLHRSDLPLQIAWPILLANLMQWYTPARTAGTAESLRVGETLALNPPFEADTLRITDPDGATTTLHVGEDALIYTGMTQPGLYTVETYARGELIRREPFAVNLFDRVEGLIRPAESLRIGASEVTEAAREEIGQREFWPVLALAALALLTLEWWLYQRRMRLPSPAEVWARNRAKS; this is encoded by the coding sequence ATGGCCTTCCTGACACCGCTTGCGGCGCTGCTCGGCGCGCTGGCAATTCCCATCGTGCTATTGTACCTGTTGCGTCTGCGCCGCCATGAGGCCGAGGTCAGCAGCACGTACCTGTGGCGGCAAATCGTGCAGGATCGCGAGGCTAACGCCCCCTGGCAGCGCCTGCGCCGCAGCCTGCTGCTGTTCCTCCAGCTCCTGATACTGGCTCTGCTCGTTCTGGCCCTGATGCGCCCGTTTGTGGAGACGCCGACGATCACCACCGGGCGGATCGCCCTGTTGCTGGACGCTTCCGCCAGTATGAATGCGACCGATATCACGCCGTCGCGTTTTGCCGCCGCCCGCCAGGAGGCGCTGGCACTGGTAGATACTCTGAGCGCACAGGACAGCATGACCGTGATCCGCGTGGCAGCGGTGCCAGAAGTGCTGGCCAGCGCCACCGGCGACCGTAACCTGCTGCGGGAGGCCATCCTGAGCGCCCGGCCATCCTCCGGCCCGGCTGACTGGTTGGCGGCGCTGACGCTGGCCGCCGGCGGGGCGGCGGGCGTGGAACGCTTTAGCGTGGTGTTGATCAGCGACGGCGGTCTGCCGCCTGATCTGCCGGCCATCCCCGGCGAATTTCGTTACGTCCCGATCGGCCAGAGTGCGGAAAACGTGGGGCTGACGGCGCTGGCTCCCCGCGCCCGCGCCGGGGAACCGCCGCAGGTTTTCATCGAGATGACCAATTTCGGGTCACAGACCGCTGAGGTCATCCTCAGCCTGGAACTGGATGGCGTCCTTGATCGAGCCGAGCGTTTCCGCATCTCCGGCGGGAGCGTGCAGGAGATCGTCTATACCGATCTGTCCGGCAACTTTTCCACGCTCACCGCGACCCTGCAACCCGCCAGTGGTTCTGTGGTGCCCGATTATCTGGCGCTGGATGACCGCGCCTGGGCGGTCTTCACGCCGCCGGGGGCGGGACGTGTCCTGCTGATGACGCCCGGCAACCTGTACCTGCGCCAGGCGCTGGCCAGCCTGCCGGGCGTAGCGGCGTTTCAGGGGCAGACGGCAGCCGGGCTGCCGACCGGCCAGGCGTTTGACCTGTACATCTTGGATGGCTGGCTGCCGGAAGATGGCGTCCTGCCGCCCGGCGATCTGCTGATTGTCAACCCGCCGGGCGACACGGCGCTCTTTCGCGTGCTGGGGCGCAGCCTGGAAACAGGCAACCCCCGTGTTCGCCGTGATGACCCGCGCACCCGGTACGTCAGCTTCGACAACGTCAGTGTGCTGGACTTCAACGTGTTGGACGGCGTAGACTGGGCCGAGCCGCTGATCACGGTTGATGGGGGGCCGTTACTGCTGGCGGGGACGGTCGACGGACGCCAGATCGCCATCCTGACCTTTGACCTGCATCGCTCCGACCTGCCGCTGCAGATCGCCTGGCCGATCCTGCTGGCTAACCTGATGCAGTGGTACACCCCGGCGCGGACAGCCGGTACGGCGGAAAGCCTGCGTGTGGGGGAGACGCTGGCGCTGAATCCGCCTTTCGAGGCCGATACGCTGCGGATCACCGATCCGGATGGCGCAACAACCACCCTGCATGTAGGCGAGGATGCGCTGATCTACACCGGGATGACACAGCCTGGCCTCTATACAGTCGAGACCTACGCCCGGGGCGAGTTGATCCGGCGCGAGCCGTTCGCCGTGAACCTCTTTGACCGGGTAGAGGGCCTGATCCGGCCCGCCGAAAGCCTGCGCATTGGCGCCAGTGAGGTCACGGAAGCGGCCCGTGAGGAGATCGGGCAGCGCGAGTTCTGGCCGGTGCTGGCGCTGGCGGCGCTGGCGCTGCTGACATTGGAATGGTGGCTGTATCAGCGGCGGATGCGCCTGCCTAGCCCGGCGGAAGTATGGGCCAGGAACCGGGCGAAAAGCTGA
- a CDS encoding serine/threonine-protein phosphatase, translated as MDERNRDTADRDSMANASADPESDATLPEKPANAASDIHATQRLPDVLGAPGQPRRLSYGYSRDIGMVRSNNEDSTLAFLSSQNNTQNNPDFGVFIVADGAGGHEDGEQASMLASRIVMDLVSQRIFLPMLLRHIETDTEPIPPLAEVLAEAVQTADARLRSEVPGGGTTLTAAVVIGDLVHIAHVGDSRAYLISGGGGEPPRISQLTRDHSVAKRLEEIGQITADEAAHHPEVSRLWKMLGLSDNLEPDINTRRLPAGSWLLLCSDGLWNMVSDSEIAAIVTGATTPQEAADRLVLTANTYGGLDNISVIVVRVP; from the coding sequence ATGGATGAGAGAAACCGCGATACCGCTGATCGGGACTCGATGGCGAATGCCAGCGCAGACCCTGAGTCTGACGCCACCCTGCCTGAAAAGCCCGCCAACGCCGCCAGCGACATTCATGCGACGCAGCGCCTGCCTGATGTGCTGGGCGCGCCAGGGCAGCCCCGGCGCCTCTCCTATGGCTACAGTCGCGACATTGGCATGGTGCGCTCCAACAACGAGGATTCAACGCTGGCCTTTTTGAGCAGCCAGAACAACACGCAGAATAACCCTGATTTCGGCGTTTTCATCGTGGCTGATGGCGCGGGCGGCCACGAGGATGGCGAGCAGGCCTCGATGCTGGCCAGCCGTATCGTGATGGATCTGGTCAGTCAGCGCATTTTCCTGCCCATGTTGCTGCGCCATATTGAGACGGACACGGAGCCGATTCCCCCGCTGGCGGAAGTGCTGGCCGAAGCCGTCCAGACCGCCGATGCCCGCCTGCGGAGCGAAGTGCCCGGCGGCGGCACGACATTAACTGCAGCGGTGGTCATCGGCGACCTGGTTCATATCGCGCACGTGGGCGATAGCCGGGCCTACCTGATCAGCGGCGGAGGCGGCGAACCGCCCAGGATCAGCCAGCTCACCCGCGATCACTCCGTCGCCAAGCGCCTGGAGGAAATCGGCCAGATCACCGCTGACGAGGCCGCCCACCACCCGGAAGTCAGCCGGCTGTGGAAGATGCTGGGCCTCAGCGATAACCTGGAGCCGGATATCAATACCCGGCGCCTGCCGGCGGGCAGCTGGCTGCTACTGTGCAGTGACGGCCTGTGGAACATGGTATCGGATAGCGAAATCGCCGCGATTGTGACCGGCGCGACCACCCCGCAGGAGGCTGCTGACCGCCTGGTGCTAACCGCCAACACCTACGGCGGGCTGGACAATATCTCGGTCATTGTGGTGCGGGTGCCCTAG
- a CDS encoding DUF58 domain-containing protein: MAESTLFDEKTLHKLEQLALVASQVRAGAIKGERRSTKRGTSIEFADYRNYTRGDDLRRVDWNIFARLERPFIKLLEEEEDLAVHLLLDASASMDWPRDPGAPSAAHKFTFARRLLAGLGYIALVSGDRLSVRALGGPAPQQWGPGRGRGRILEVLGMVEEFQTGGETALSVSLRAYALRGGRPGLCIVISDLFSSDGYADGLTALLGRGHEIALLHVLSPDEVNPPLAGDLRLVDVETASGQDVSVDDSMRDLYRRRLVAWRESIQAYCAARGVHYVPVETSVPWEEVILYQLRRLGVVR; encoded by the coding sequence ATGGCGGAAAGCACGCTCTTTGACGAAAAGACCCTGCACAAGCTGGAGCAGCTTGCTCTGGTGGCCAGCCAGGTGCGGGCTGGGGCGATCAAAGGCGAGCGACGCAGTACCAAGCGCGGCACCAGCATCGAATTCGCCGACTACCGCAACTACACGCGCGGCGATGACCTGCGCCGCGTTGACTGGAACATCTTCGCCCGCCTGGAACGCCCTTTCATCAAGCTGCTGGAGGAAGAGGAGGACCTGGCCGTCCACCTGCTGCTGGACGCTTCCGCCAGTATGGACTGGCCGCGCGATCCCGGCGCGCCATCCGCCGCCCACAAGTTCACGTTTGCGCGGCGGTTGCTGGCCGGGTTGGGTTACATCGCTCTGGTCAGCGGCGATCGCCTGAGCGTGCGGGCGCTGGGTGGCCCGGCGCCGCAGCAGTGGGGGCCGGGGCGGGGCCGGGGACGCATCCTGGAAGTGCTCGGCATGGTGGAAGAATTCCAGACCGGGGGGGAGACCGCGCTCTCAGTCAGCCTGCGCGCCTATGCCCTGCGCGGCGGGCGTCCCGGCCTGTGCATCGTGATCAGCGACCTGTTCTCCTCCGACGGCTACGCCGATGGATTGACCGCCCTGCTGGGGCGCGGCCATGAGATCGCCCTGCTCCATGTCCTCTCCCCGGATGAAGTTAACCCGCCGCTGGCCGGCGACCTGCGGCTGGTGGATGTGGAGACGGCTTCCGGCCAGGATGTCTCGGTGGACGACAGCATGCGCGATCTGTACCGGCGGCGGCTGGTGGCCTGGCGGGAGAGCATCCAGGCGTACTGCGCCGCGCGCGGCGTGCACTATGTCCCGGTGGAAACATCCGTGCCCTGGGAGGAGGTCATCCTCTACCAGTTGCGGCGGCTGGGCGTGGTACGCTAG